A window of the Comamonas sp. Y33R10-2 genome harbors these coding sequences:
- a CDS encoding DUF2061 domain-containing protein, producing the protein MTRLMQAVRHNRDTLNKTISYYFIHITVAACVAYAVTGNLLASLTLSLLEPTVQAFAFFFHEKVWERRMKKREQEAETEQALAA; encoded by the coding sequence ATGACACGTTTGATGCAGGCTGTGCGCCATAACCGAGACACTCTGAACAAGACCATCAGCTACTACTTTATTCACATCACGGTGGCCGCTTGCGTGGCCTATGCGGTGACAGGAAACCTGCTGGCCTCGCTCACCCTCAGTCTGCTAGAGCCCACTGTTCAGGCGTTTGCCTTTTTCTTCCATGAAAAAGTCTGGGAACGCCGCATGAAAAAACGAGAGCAAGAAGCTGAAACTGAACAAGCCTTAGCGGCATAA
- a CDS encoding GNAT family N-acetyltransferase, whose product MSELIPIQLRALVPSDVNAVLRIQAQCYGDGLVEPREVFARRLEATGHCSWGAVAGDELVAYLAAYWSRPGAITPLNGDFANYADASVLYLHDMAVSAAAAGQGLARRMLDAARAQARLRGVQQMTLVSVQGSALYWERQGFIVQEVPNAAQQQHLASYGEGAVYMVGLI is encoded by the coding sequence ATGTCAGAGCTGATACCCATTCAATTGCGTGCCTTGGTCCCATCAGATGTGAACGCCGTGCTGCGCATACAGGCGCAGTGCTATGGCGATGGCTTGGTGGAGCCGCGCGAGGTGTTTGCGCGCCGCTTAGAGGCCACTGGCCACTGCTCTTGGGGGGCTGTGGCGGGCGATGAGCTGGTTGCTTATCTTGCTGCTTACTGGTCACGCCCCGGCGCTATCACGCCTCTGAATGGTGACTTTGCCAACTACGCAGATGCCAGCGTGCTTTATTTGCACGATATGGCCGTGTCAGCAGCGGCTGCCGGTCAGGGCCTGGCGCGGCGCATGCTGGATGCGGCCCGGGCACAAGCCCGCCTGCGAGGTGTGCAGCAGATGACGCTGGTGTCGGTGCAGGGCTCAGCGCTTTATTGGGAACGTCAAGGCTTTATCGTGCAGGAAGTGCCAAATGCTGCACAGCAGCAACATTTGGCCAGCTATGGAGAGGGAGCGGTCTACATGGTAGGACTAATCTGA
- a CDS encoding NUDIX hydrolase gives MPPMPNRWKPNVTVSAIIERDGRFLLVEEQTADGLRLNTPAGHLDPSESPVDACVREVMEETAHAFTPTALVGIYMNRFVRTRTGSDITYMRFAYTGDLGMHHAQRHLDHGVVRTVWLTLDELKATAHLHRSPIVLESIGDYLAGQRYDMGLVHADSSVYKGAKPNEPLPEDVGATLDDVLAQIH, from the coding sequence ATGCCGCCCATGCCCAATCGCTGGAAACCCAATGTGACTGTCTCGGCCATCATCGAGCGTGATGGTCGTTTTTTGCTAGTGGAAGAACAAACGGCAGATGGACTGCGGCTGAATACGCCTGCCGGTCATCTCGACCCTTCCGAAAGCCCCGTCGATGCCTGCGTTCGCGAGGTTATGGAAGAGACCGCCCACGCTTTCACACCCACGGCGCTGGTCGGCATCTACATGAACCGCTTTGTGCGCACGCGCACGGGCTCGGACATTACCTATATGCGCTTTGCCTACACGGGTGATTTGGGCATGCACCACGCCCAGCGCCATCTGGATCACGGCGTGGTGCGCACCGTCTGGCTCACCCTCGATGAACTCAAAGCCACGGCCCATTTGCACCGCAGCCCTATCGTGCTGGAGTCGATTGGTGACTATCTTGCTGGGCAGCGCTATGACATGGGCTTGGTTCATGCGGATAGCAGCGTTTACAAGGGCGCCAAGCCCAACGAGCCACTCCCCGAGGATGTCGGCGCCACATTAGATGATGTGTTGGCGCAAATTCACTGA
- a CDS encoding tripartite tricarboxylate transporter substrate binding protein has product MLNKRLFLRTTVVAASLLSLGSAAMAAPDWLPNKPVTLVVGFAPGGAADAAARTIAKKLGENIGQTVVVDNKGGAGGNIAHQFVAKSPADGTVLLFGSIGPLTIAPHIMKVGYNPFTDLAPISGGVNFPNVLVVHKGAGVKTLAEFVAKAKKSPDSVDYASTGAGSASHLAGEMFNQRAGVEMVHVPYKGGAPALQDLLGERVTSYFAAPPTALPQVEAGKLIPLATTGLTRPAYMPNIPTVAEAGYPGFEALNWYAFVAPGKTPTAVLDRWNTEIVKVLNDESVKKSLNSHGLTPQPTTRPEFAAFMKKEYEQWGKVVKERKITSN; this is encoded by the coding sequence ATGTTGAATAAACGCCTTTTCCTGCGGACCACAGTGGTGGCCGCCTCTTTGCTGAGCCTTGGCTCTGCCGCCATGGCAGCGCCTGACTGGCTGCCCAACAAGCCCGTCACCCTCGTCGTGGGCTTTGCTCCTGGCGGCGCAGCAGATGCGGCTGCGCGCACGATTGCCAAGAAGCTGGGCGAGAACATCGGCCAGACCGTGGTGGTGGACAACAAGGGCGGCGCTGGCGGCAATATTGCCCACCAGTTCGTTGCCAAATCGCCTGCAGACGGCACGGTGCTGCTGTTTGGCTCCATCGGCCCGCTGACGATTGCGCCCCACATCATGAAGGTGGGCTACAACCCCTTCACCGACCTGGCCCCCATCTCGGGCGGTGTGAACTTTCCCAACGTATTGGTGGTGCACAAGGGCGCAGGGGTGAAGACCTTGGCCGAGTTTGTCGCCAAGGCCAAAAAGAGCCCCGACAGCGTCGATTACGCGTCTACTGGTGCAGGCTCGGCCTCGCATTTAGCGGGTGAAATGTTCAACCAGCGCGCAGGGGTTGAAATGGTCCACGTGCCCTACAAGGGCGGCGCCCCAGCCCTGCAGGACTTGCTGGGCGAGCGCGTCACCTCCTACTTCGCTGCTCCCCCCACGGCACTGCCGCAGGTTGAGGCAGGAAAGCTGATTCCGCTGGCCACCACCGGCCTAACGCGCCCTGCTTACATGCCCAATATTCCGACGGTGGCTGAAGCAGGATACCCCGGCTTTGAGGCGCTGAACTGGTACGCTTTTGTCGCACCGGGTAAGACCCCCACGGCCGTGCTGGACCGCTGGAATACAGAAATTGTCAAAGTGCTCAATGACGAAAGCGTGAAGAAGTCCTTGAACTCTCACGGCCTGACACCTCAGCCCACAACGCGCCCCGAGTTTGCCGCCTTCATGAAGAAGGAATATGAGCAGTGGGGCAAGGTGGTGAAGGAGCGCAAGATCACTTCGAACTAA
- the tcuB gene encoding tricarballylate utilization 4Fe-4S protein TcuB, translating to MSIQSLQDLGKEAQTLATGRVIPIIPAPTETAAEGEVARQLQICNACRYCEGFCAVFPAMTRRLEFGKADVHYLANLCHNCGACLHACQYAPPHEFAINIPQAMAEVRGQTYADYAWPPALGKLYQKNGLTLSLALVAGLSIFLTLAVVAQGGVGQLWNHNLGNNFYNLFPHNLLVSIFAPVFLFVVFALFMGVRRFWKDVKPVTSNVDVSAPAAAEATQDVLRLKYLDGGHGDGCHNEDDAYTLKRRRFHHLTFYGFLLCFAATALATVYHYVFNLPAPYELSSLPKILGAVGGVSMMVGTAGLWHLNRTRHPMHGDAKQKPMDLGFIALLFVVAASGLALWLGRGTPALALLLCLHLGAVMAFFATLPYGKFAHGVFRTASLLRHNAEKREPSPIGLGAD from the coding sequence ATGAGCATCCAATCCCTGCAAGATTTGGGCAAGGAAGCCCAGACGCTGGCCACCGGCAGAGTCATTCCTATCATCCCCGCACCTACGGAAACTGCGGCTGAAGGGGAAGTTGCCCGCCAGCTGCAAATTTGCAATGCCTGCCGCTATTGCGAAGGCTTTTGCGCCGTGTTCCCGGCCATGACGCGCCGTTTGGAATTTGGCAAGGCTGATGTGCATTACCTGGCCAACCTGTGCCACAACTGCGGCGCTTGTTTGCACGCCTGCCAGTACGCACCGCCGCATGAATTTGCCATCAACATCCCTCAGGCCATGGCCGAGGTGCGTGGCCAGACTTATGCCGACTACGCCTGGCCGCCTGCATTGGGCAAGCTGTACCAAAAGAATGGTTTGACATTGTCTTTGGCACTGGTTGCCGGGCTGTCTATCTTTTTGACGCTGGCCGTGGTTGCGCAAGGCGGTGTTGGCCAGTTGTGGAACCACAACTTGGGCAACAACTTCTACAACCTGTTCCCCCACAATCTGCTGGTCAGCATCTTTGCACCTGTATTTCTGTTCGTGGTGTTTGCGCTGTTCATGGGCGTGCGCCGCTTTTGGAAGGACGTGAAGCCTGTCACCAGCAATGTGGATGTCAGCGCCCCAGCGGCCGCTGAAGCCACGCAAGATGTGCTGCGCTTGAAGTACTTAGATGGCGGCCATGGTGATGGTTGCCACAACGAAGACGACGCCTACACCTTGAAGCGCCGACGCTTTCACCACCTGACGTTCTACGGCTTCTTGCTGTGCTTTGCGGCAACGGCTCTGGCCACGGTCTACCACTACGTCTTCAACCTGCCTGCGCCTTATGAGTTGTCCAGCCTGCCCAAGATTTTGGGCGCTGTGGGTGGTGTGAGCATGATGGTCGGTACGGCTGGCCTGTGGCACCTGAACCGTACTCGCCACCCCATGCATGGCGACGCCAAGCAAAAGCCTATGGATCTGGGCTTTATCGCCTTGCTGTTCGTGGTGGCCGCTAGCGGCTTAGCGCTATGGCTGGGCCGCGGCACGCCGGCGCTGGCTTTGCTGCTGTGCTTGCATCTGGGTGCTGTGATGGCTTTTTTCGCCACTTTGCCCTACGGCAAGTTTGCCCACGGGGTGTTTCGCACCGCATCGCTGCTGCGCCACAACGCTGAAAAGCGCGAACCCAGCCCTATCGGTCTGGGTGCCGACTGA
- the tcuA gene encoding FAD-dependent tricarballylate dehydrogenase TcuA → MKTEAFDTDVLIIGGGNAALCAALMAREAGARVLLLESAPREWRGGNSGHTRNLRCMHDAPQDVLTDAYPEEEYWQDLLKVTGGITNEHLARMVIRASSTCRNWMRKHGVHFQPPLSGALHVARTNAFFMGGGKALVNAYFRSAEKLGVEVRYESPVDKLEIENGQFKAAWVKGQRITAKSCVLAAGGFESNREWLREAWGQNERGEWPADNFLIRGTAFNKGVLLKHMLDEHNVDRIGDPTQAHMVAIDARAPLYDGGICTRIDCVSLGVVVNRDAQRFYDEGEDFWPKRYAIWGRLVAQQPGQIAYSIIDSKAIGRFMPPVFPGVKADSLPELAQKLGLDVDTFMQTLNAYNANCKVGHFDHTALDDCHTEGVTPAKTHWARPIDTGPFYGYALRPGVTFTYLGLKVDDTSAVRFNDQPSQNLFVAGEMMAGNVLGKGYTAGVGMSIGTAFGRIAGRNAALAAAGKPAVHGAVKDEV, encoded by the coding sequence ATGAAAACTGAAGCCTTTGACACCGATGTACTCATCATCGGTGGTGGCAACGCCGCCCTGTGCGCCGCGCTCATGGCGCGCGAAGCGGGTGCCCGCGTGCTGCTGCTCGAATCCGCCCCGCGCGAGTGGCGCGGTGGTAACTCCGGCCACACCCGCAATCTGCGCTGCATGCACGATGCCCCGCAGGATGTGCTGACCGACGCTTATCCCGAAGAAGAGTACTGGCAGGATTTGCTGAAAGTCACCGGCGGTATCACCAACGAGCATCTGGCGCGCATGGTGATCCGCGCTTCCAGCACCTGCCGCAACTGGATGCGCAAGCACGGCGTGCACTTTCAGCCGCCGCTGTCGGGCGCACTGCATGTGGCGCGTACCAATGCGTTTTTCATGGGTGGGGGCAAGGCGCTGGTGAATGCCTATTTCCGCAGTGCCGAAAAGCTGGGCGTGGAAGTGCGCTACGAATCGCCGGTGGACAAGCTGGAGATTGAAAACGGCCAGTTCAAGGCAGCGTGGGTAAAAGGTCAGCGCATCACCGCCAAGAGCTGCGTGCTGGCCGCTGGCGGCTTTGAATCCAACCGCGAATGGCTGCGCGAGGCTTGGGGGCAGAACGAGCGCGGTGAGTGGCCTGCGGATAACTTTCTCATCCGCGGCACGGCCTTCAACAAGGGCGTACTTCTCAAGCACATGCTGGACGAGCACAACGTCGATCGCATTGGCGACCCCACGCAGGCGCACATGGTGGCCATTGATGCGCGCGCGCCGTTGTATGACGGTGGCATCTGCACCCGTATCGACTGCGTGTCGCTGGGTGTGGTGGTCAACCGCGATGCCCAGCGCTTCTATGACGAGGGCGAAGACTTCTGGCCCAAGCGCTATGCGATTTGGGGCCGACTGGTGGCGCAGCAGCCCGGCCAGATTGCTTATTCGATCATCGACAGCAAGGCGATTGGCCGCTTTATGCCGCCGGTGTTCCCCGGCGTGAAAGCCGACAGCCTGCCCGAACTGGCGCAAAAGCTGGGTCTGGACGTGGACACGTTCATGCAGACCCTGAACGCCTACAACGCCAACTGCAAGGTGGGCCACTTTGACCACACCGCGCTGGATGATTGCCACACCGAAGGCGTGACCCCTGCCAAGACGCACTGGGCGCGCCCCATCGATACCGGCCCGTTCTACGGCTATGCGCTGCGCCCCGGTGTGACCTTTACCTATCTGGGTCTGAAGGTGGACGACACCTCGGCCGTGCGCTTTAACGATCAACCCAGCCAGAACCTGTTTGTGGCTGGCGAAATGATGGCCGGCAATGTGCTGGGCAAGGGCTACACCGCCGGTGTGGGCATGTCGATTGGAACCGCCTTTGGCCGCATTGCTGGCCGTAACGCCGCGCTGGCTGCGGCTGGCAAGCCTGCCGTACACGGCGCTGTGAAAGATGAGGTCTAA
- the ssb gene encoding single-stranded DNA-binding protein produces the protein MASVNKVIIVGNLGKDPEIRTFPSGDQVANVTIATTDRWRDKNTGENREATEWHRVNFTGRLAEIAGQYLRKGSQVYVEGSLRTRKWTDQATGQERYATEIRADTMQMLSSRQGGGQQQGQGGYGNDDGYGESSYEAPARRPAPAPASAPMQQQRPAPAPMQQRAAPAPMAPPPQRAASGFDDMDDDIPF, from the coding sequence ATGGCATCCGTCAATAAAGTCATCATCGTCGGCAATCTGGGCAAGGATCCTGAAATCCGCACCTTCCCCAGCGGCGACCAAGTAGCCAACGTCACTATCGCCACCACAGACCGCTGGCGCGACAAGAACACCGGCGAAAACCGCGAAGCCACAGAATGGCACCGCGTGAATTTCACCGGCCGTTTGGCTGAAATCGCAGGTCAATACCTGCGCAAGGGCAGCCAAGTCTATGTGGAAGGCAGCCTGCGCACCCGCAAGTGGACTGATCAAGCCACTGGCCAAGAGCGCTACGCCACAGAAATCCGCGCTGACACTATGCAAATGCTCAGCAGCCGCCAAGGCGGTGGTCAGCAGCAAGGCCAAGGCGGCTACGGCAATGACGACGGCTATGGCGAAAGCAGCTACGAAGCGCCAGCCCGTCGCCCAGCCCCGGCTCCAGCTTCGGCCCCCATGCAGCAGCAACGCCCCGCACCGGCCCCTATGCAGCAGCGCGCAGCGCCTGCGCCCATGGCTCCACCTCCCCAGCGCGCTGCGTCGGGATTTGACGACATGGACGATGACATCCCGTTTTAA
- a CDS encoding MFS transporter, whose product MTSLERRSSGALALIFALRMLGLFLVLPVFMLEARKYPGGDDPAMIGLAMGLYGLTQAVFQLPIGLASDRFGRKRVIVAGLLVFAAGSLIAAMADSLTGLMAGRAIQGAGAVSAAVTALLADQTRDGVRTKAMAMVGGSIGLMFALALVLAPLLNAWMGLSGIFGLTCALAMAGIAVVLWVVPPEPEKQANAHKGKFSDLLGHTDLLRLSFGVFILHTVQMSMWVAVPAMLVQSGLVKEQHWHVYLPAVLLSFVAMGLLFSMERKGQLRTALLGSIGLVLLVQIGLGMLAFSGTIPTIWCMALLMFLFFCGFNALEATQPSLVSRMAPAPLRGAALGAYNTLQSLGLFAGGAMGGAVAKWGGVPGLFAVTAVLMLLWLVVSLPLRPVGRHG is encoded by the coding sequence ATGACTTCTCTGGAGCGCCGCTCAAGCGGTGCGCTGGCGTTGATCTTTGCGCTGCGCATGCTGGGTCTGTTTCTGGTGCTGCCGGTCTTTATGTTGGAAGCGCGAAAGTACCCCGGTGGTGATGACCCAGCCATGATCGGTTTGGCGATGGGGCTGTATGGGCTGACGCAAGCCGTGTTTCAGTTGCCCATTGGCTTGGCATCGGATCGCTTTGGTCGCAAGCGTGTCATCGTGGCGGGGTTGCTGGTTTTTGCTGCGGGCAGCCTGATTGCCGCCATGGCGGATTCGTTGACCGGCCTGATGGCTGGCCGCGCCATTCAGGGCGCAGGTGCGGTCTCCGCTGCGGTTACCGCACTGCTGGCCGATCAGACCCGTGACGGCGTGCGCACCAAGGCCATGGCCATGGTGGGCGGCAGCATCGGCCTGATGTTTGCGCTGGCGCTGGTGCTGGCACCGCTGCTCAATGCTTGGATGGGTTTGTCAGGCATTTTTGGCCTGACCTGTGCGCTGGCCATGGCCGGCATTGCCGTGGTGCTGTGGGTAGTGCCCCCCGAGCCCGAGAAACAAGCCAATGCGCACAAAGGCAAGTTCAGTGATTTGCTAGGCCATACCGACTTGCTGCGCCTGAGCTTTGGCGTGTTTATTCTGCACACCGTGCAAATGTCGATGTGGGTGGCAGTGCCCGCGATGCTGGTGCAGTCTGGCTTGGTGAAAGAGCAGCACTGGCATGTTTACCTGCCAGCGGTTCTGCTGTCCTTTGTCGCCATGGGCCTGCTCTTTTCTATGGAGCGCAAGGGCCAGCTGCGGACGGCTTTGCTAGGCTCTATCGGGCTGGTACTGCTGGTGCAAATAGGGCTGGGCATGTTGGCCTTTAGCGGCACGATTCCCACCATCTGGTGCATGGCACTGTTGATGTTTTTGTTCTTTTGCGGCTTTAACGCGCTAGAGGCGACCCAGCCCAGCTTGGTCTCGCGTATGGCGCCTGCGCCGCTGCGCGGTGCGGCTTTGGGCGCTTACAACACCTTGCAATCGCTGGGCCTGTTTGCCGGTGGCGCGATGGGCGGTGCCGTCGCTAAATGGGGCGGTGTGCCGGGCTTGTTTGCAGTGACGGCCGTGCTTATGCTGCTGTGGCTGGTGGTCAGCCTGCCGCTGCGCCCAGTGGGTCGCCACGGTTGA
- the uvrA gene encoding excinuclease ABC subunit UvrA — MSVKPDLPSVKTADADDSLYLGRSLAQTRIAIRGARTHNLKNIDLDIPRNKLVVITGLSGSGKSSLAFDTLYAEGQRRYVESLSAYARQFLGRLDKPDVDLIEGLSPAISIEQKATSHNPRSTVGTVTEINDYLRLLFARAGTPFCPDHNLPLQSQTISQMVDSVLQLPEDTKLMILGPLAREKKGEFAELFVQLQAQGYVRFRIDGQIYDSQSLPKLEKNERHNIDVVIDRVKVREDIKQRLAESFEAALRAGGNDAGGRVLALEMDSGKEHLFSAKFACPACDYSLAELEPRIFSFNSPMGACPACDGLGNSEDFDPDRVVPFPTLSLASGAIKGWDKRNNYYFSMLESVAKHYGASTETPFDELPENVRNVILWGSGDEVIAFNYVFESGERKGEAFIKSHPFEGIIPNIKRRFRETESSVVRDDLAKMRTIRKCPECEGTRLRREARFVRVGEGEQSRAIYEVSHATLADSLQWFKHLNMSGAKAEIASKIVREIASRLLFLNDVGLSYLSLDRSADTLSGGEAQRIRLASQIGSGLTGVMYVLDEPSIGLHQRDNDKLISTLEHLRDIGNSVIVVEHDEDMMRAADQVIDMGPGAGVHGGRIMAQGTYDEVKANPDSPTGRYLSGAQSIPVPKHRTPWLPVVSKAADEEQAKSTSKFPTTAAHKRARKDAAAGDLQAIRIEGARGHNLKSVSADFPVGLFTCVTGVSGSGKSTLVNDTLYAEVARQVHRAGTEPAAHDDIIGVEYFDKIINVDQSPIGRTPRSNPATYTGLFTPIRELMTETTTAKERGYGPGRFSFNVSGGRCEACQGDGVVKVEMHFLPDVYVPCDICHGKRYNRETLEVLWKGKNISQVLDMTVEDAHAFFKDVPSIARKLQTLLDVGLSYIRLGQSATTLSGGEAQRVKLAQELSKRDTGRTLYILDEPTTGLHFADIALLLKVLHQLRDAGNTIVVIEHNLDVIKTADWLIDMGPEGGSGGGQVVAVGTPEEVAANPASVTGRYLKPYLKKR, encoded by the coding sequence GTGTCCGTGAAGCCCGATTTGCCCTCTGTTAAGACTGCTGATGCTGACGACAGCCTTTATTTGGGCCGCTCGCTGGCGCAGACACGCATCGCCATTCGCGGCGCACGCACGCACAACCTCAAGAATATTGACCTCGATATCCCCCGCAACAAGTTGGTGGTGATTACGGGTTTATCAGGCTCGGGCAAATCCAGTCTCGCATTTGACACCTTGTATGCAGAAGGCCAGCGTCGCTATGTAGAAAGCCTCTCGGCCTATGCACGCCAGTTTTTGGGGCGACTCGATAAGCCCGATGTCGATTTGATTGAAGGCCTCTCGCCCGCCATCTCCATCGAGCAAAAGGCCACCAGCCACAACCCGCGCTCCACCGTGGGCACGGTCACCGAGATCAACGACTACCTGCGCCTGCTGTTTGCCCGCGCCGGCACGCCGTTTTGCCCTGACCACAATCTGCCGCTGCAGTCCCAAACCATCAGCCAGATGGTGGACAGCGTGCTGCAGCTGCCCGAAGACACCAAGCTGATGATCCTCGGCCCCTTGGCGCGCGAGAAAAAAGGCGAGTTTGCCGAGCTGTTTGTGCAGCTGCAAGCCCAAGGCTATGTGCGCTTTCGCATCGATGGGCAGATTTACGACAGCCAGTCCCTGCCCAAGCTAGAAAAAAACGAGCGCCACAACATTGACGTAGTGATTGACCGCGTCAAAGTGCGCGAAGACATCAAACAGCGCCTGGCCGAAAGCTTTGAAGCGGCCCTGCGTGCTGGCGGCAACGACGCCGGTGGCCGGGTGCTGGCGCTAGAGATGGACAGCGGCAAAGAACATTTGTTCAGCGCCAAATTTGCCTGCCCAGCCTGCGACTACTCTCTGGCTGAGCTGGAGCCGCGCATCTTCTCCTTCAACTCGCCCATGGGCGCGTGCCCCGCCTGCGACGGTCTGGGCAACAGCGAAGACTTTGACCCAGACCGCGTCGTGCCCTTCCCTACCCTGAGTTTGGCCAGCGGTGCCATCAAGGGCTGGGACAAGCGCAACAACTACTACTTCTCCATGCTCGAAAGCGTGGCCAAGCACTACGGCGCAAGCACCGAGACCCCGTTTGATGAGCTGCCTGAGAACGTGCGCAACGTCATCCTCTGGGGCTCAGGCGACGAGGTCATCGCTTTCAACTATGTTTTTGAGAGCGGCGAGCGCAAAGGCGAAGCCTTTATCAAGAGCCACCCGTTTGAAGGCATCATCCCCAACATCAAACGCCGCTTTCGCGAAACCGAATCCAGCGTGGTGCGCGATGATCTGGCCAAGATGCGCACCATCCGCAAATGCCCTGAATGCGAAGGCACGCGCCTGCGCCGTGAGGCACGCTTTGTGCGCGTGGGTGAAGGCGAGCAATCCCGCGCCATCTATGAAGTCAGCCACGCCACGCTAGCCGATAGCCTGCAATGGTTCAAGCACCTGAACATGAGCGGCGCCAAGGCCGAGATTGCCAGCAAGATCGTGCGCGAGATCGCCTCGCGCCTGCTGTTCCTCAACGATGTGGGCCTGTCCTATCTGAGCCTTGACCGCAGCGCAGACACGCTCTCGGGCGGCGAAGCCCAGCGCATTCGCTTGGCATCACAAATCGGCTCGGGCCTGACGGGCGTGATGTATGTGCTGGACGAGCCATCGATTGGCCTGCACCAGCGCGACAACGACAAGCTGATCTCTACGCTGGAGCATCTGCGCGACATCGGCAACAGCGTGATCGTGGTTGAGCACGATGAAGACATGATGCGCGCCGCAGACCAAGTCATCGACATGGGCCCCGGCGCGGGTGTGCATGGCGGGCGCATCATGGCGCAGGGCACGTATGACGAGGTCAAGGCCAACCCAGACTCGCCCACCGGCCGCTATTTAAGCGGCGCGCAAAGCATTCCTGTGCCCAAGCACCGCACGCCTTGGTTGCCCGTGGTCAGCAAAGCCGCTGATGAGGAGCAAGCCAAGAGCACATCGAAGTTCCCCACCACGGCAGCGCACAAACGTGCCCGCAAAGATGCAGCGGCCGGCGACCTGCAAGCTATACGCATTGAAGGCGCACGCGGCCACAACCTGAAAAGCGTGTCGGCAGACTTTCCCGTGGGCCTGTTCACCTGCGTGACCGGCGTTTCTGGCTCGGGTAAATCCACCTTGGTCAACGACACGCTGTATGCCGAAGTCGCCCGCCAAGTGCACCGCGCAGGCACCGAGCCTGCAGCGCATGACGACATCATCGGCGTGGAGTACTTCGACAAGATCATCAACGTCGACCAGTCCCCCATCGGCCGCACACCGCGCAGCAACCCCGCCACCTATACCGGCCTGTTCACGCCCATTCGTGAGCTGATGACCGAAACCACCACCGCCAAAGAGCGTGGCTATGGGCCGGGGCGCTTTTCCTTCAACGTCTCTGGCGGGCGCTGCGAAGCCTGTCAGGGCGACGGCGTGGTGAAGGTGGAAATGCACTTTCTGCCCGACGTGTACGTGCCCTGCGACATCTGCCACGGCAAGCGCTACAACCGCGAAACGCTGGAAGTGCTGTGGAAGGGCAAGAACATCTCGCAGGTTCTGGACATGACGGTGGAAGACGCTCACGCCTTCTTCAAAGACGTGCCCAGCATCGCCCGCAAGCTGCAAACCCTGCTGGATGTGGGCCTGAGCTATATCCGCCTTGGCCAAAGCGCGACCACGCTGTCGGGCGGCGAAGCCCAGCGTGTGAAGCTGGCACAAGAGCTGAGCAAGCGCGACACCGGCCGCACGCTTTACATCTTGGATGAGCCCACCACCGGCCTGCACTTTGCCGACATTGCTCTGCTTTTGAAAGTGCTGCACCAGCTGCGCGATGCGGGCAACACCATCGTCGTCATCGAGCACAACCTTGACGTCATCAAGACCGCAGACTGGCTCATCGACATGGGCCCCGAAGGCGGCTCGGGCGGCGGCCAAGTGGTGGCAGTGGGCACGCCCGAAGAGGTGGCGGCCAACCCCGCCAGCGTGACGGGGCGCTATCTCAAGCCTTATCTGAAGAAACGCTGA